A single genomic interval of Deltaproteobacteria bacterium PRO3 harbors:
- the creD gene encoding cell envelope integrity protein CreD, with translation MPPAARSKPRRKTMKGRFAVLLKIFFIGVMTLVMLIPTLFILNLIDERQQRRAEASGEVLKGWGGEQTLSGPVLVVPFLVENKLTNEKGQETLQRELHFAYFLPERLEVESALASQTLHRGIFRVPVYQGEMKVQGRFAKPDFSAWGIPDEKIYWERAFLTLGVSDLRGLRETPKVSWNGQAIPFEPGTKDGALFDSAIRAKLPPIAAETRGFDFQMNLQMGGGRYLAFLPLGKDTRVKLSANWPHPSFTGNFLPVSRTVDAQGFQAEWKIPETARAIPQSWRDNPPELYLPGFAFGADFMMPVDIYQFTTRAAKYAMLFILLTFVAFFLFEVMSKLRIHPVQYLLVSAGLCLFYLLLLSLSEHIAFGWAYLAATAGTVGLITAYLTTVLQRKGRALLMATVLSGLYAYLFTLLRAEDYALLMGTGGLFLILAAVMFLTRRINWYEIDQNKAAPALNATAAS, from the coding sequence ATGCCGCCCGCCGCTCGGTCGAAACCAAGGAGAAAAACCATGAAAGGTCGATTCGCAGTCCTGCTGAAAATCTTCTTCATCGGCGTGATGACGCTGGTGATGCTCATTCCCACCCTCTTCATCCTCAACCTGATCGACGAGCGCCAGCAGCGCCGCGCCGAGGCGAGCGGCGAAGTCTTGAAGGGCTGGGGCGGGGAGCAAACCCTAAGCGGCCCCGTCCTCGTCGTGCCCTTCCTCGTCGAGAACAAGCTCACCAACGAGAAGGGCCAAGAGACGCTGCAGCGCGAGCTGCACTTCGCCTACTTCCTCCCGGAAAGACTGGAGGTCGAGAGCGCCCTCGCCTCCCAGACCCTGCACCGCGGCATCTTCCGCGTGCCCGTCTACCAGGGCGAGATGAAGGTCCAGGGCCGCTTCGCCAAGCCGGATTTCTCGGCCTGGGGCATCCCCGACGAGAAGATCTACTGGGAGCGCGCCTTCCTCACCTTGGGCGTGAGCGACCTGCGCGGCCTGCGCGAGACGCCGAAGGTCTCGTGGAACGGGCAGGCCATCCCCTTCGAGCCCGGCACCAAGGACGGCGCCCTCTTCGACTCGGCGATCCGCGCCAAGCTGCCGCCGATCGCCGCCGAGACGCGGGGTTTCGATTTCCAGATGAACCTGCAGATGGGCGGCGGCCGCTACCTGGCCTTCCTCCCGCTCGGCAAGGACACGCGCGTGAAACTCTCCGCCAACTGGCCGCATCCGAGCTTCACGGGGAATTTCCTGCCCGTGTCCCGCACGGTCGACGCGCAGGGTTTTCAGGCGGAGTGGAAGATCCCCGAGACCGCCCGCGCCATCCCGCAGAGCTGGCGCGACAACCCGCCCGAGCTCTACCTGCCGGGCTTCGCCTTCGGCGCCGACTTCATGATGCCGGTGGACATCTACCAGTTCACCACCCGCGCCGCGAAGTACGCCATGCTCTTCATCCTGCTGACCTTCGTCGCCTTCTTCCTCTTCGAGGTGATGAGCAAGCTGCGTATCCACCCCGTCCAGTACCTCCTGGTCAGCGCGGGGCTCTGCCTCTTTTATCTATTGTTGCTCTCGCTCTCCGAGCACATCGCCTTCGGTTGGGCCTACCTCGCGGCCACCGCCGGCACCGTGGGCCTGATCACCGCCTACTTGACGACGGTCCTGCAGAGAAAGGGCCGCGCCCTCCTGATGGCCACCGTCCTCTCCGGACTCTACGCCTACCTCTTCACCCTGCTGCGCGCCGAGGACTACGCCCTGTTGATGGGGACGGGCGGGCTCTTCCTCATCCTCGCGGCGGTGATGTTCCTCACGCGCCGGATCAAC